One region of Tamandua tetradactyla isolate mTamTet1 chromosome 6, mTamTet1.pri, whole genome shotgun sequence genomic DNA includes:
- the CDRT4 gene encoding CMT1A duplicated region transcript 4 protein, translating to MENAVKMKETIDVRKEEKDEELIENIEFPATLFEKHEPWPGYVTYTSPMVNRLIEKSKARELECMQALEESRPAPRQCKASGIIQQKRRKSPKNSGKVMFKNPLSGASLSVWGAYPMVTMTSTIVPKPTLFLTDARDGPTASYNKIIFSRKHLMRVFPHTSPIGQQGETA from the exons ATGGAGAATGCTGTAAAAATGAAAGAGACGATCGATGtaaggaaggaggagaaagatgaaG AATTAATAGAAAACATTGAGTTTCCCGCGACTCTGTTTGAAAAGCATGAACCGTGGCCAGGCTATGTCACATACACCTCCCCGATGGTGAACAGACTCATCGAGAAGAGCAAAGCTAGAGAACTGGAGTGCATGCAAGCCTTGGAGGAAAGTCGACCGGCACCAAGGCAGTGCAAAGCTTCTGGCATCATTcagcaaaaaaggagaaagtcGCCCAAGAATTCTGGCAAAGTTATGTTCAAGAACCCGTTGTCAGGGGCTTCGTTATCGGTTTGGGGTGCTTATCCCATGGTGACCATGACTTCCACCATTGTTCCAAAACCCACACTCTTCCTCACAGATGCTAGAGATGGTCCCACTGCAAGCTATAACAAGATCATCTTCTCCCGAAAACACTTGATGAGGGTATTTCCACACACCTCACCTATTGGTCAGCAAGGAGAAACTGCCTAA